tagggagagagaaagagaaaggaaagaggcaGGAGATCCTGGACCGAGAGGTATCTGGAAAGCACCAGAGAGGACAGGTGGGGTGATCCGAAGGGTTATGGatgagaaagggaagagaaaaaggagacaGGAGGTGGCTGAGGTTGGAGAGAGGCTGTGGAGACAAGGAGACAAAACAGATGCACTGAAAAAAGGCAGCTGGGTTGGGGACAAACAGGTAAGGAAAGACggagtcagagagaaagaagacagagcGAACCCGTTGTTCTCACCCAGGGCTGATTTTGATCCCTGCCTCCATCTACATTTGAAATGTCTGAAGATGCTTTTTTTGTGACAGctgcattttaaacattttattgtagACTTGCGGGTGACTAAACAGTTTTGTATCCATAACAAAATTTTTCTAGAGATGTTTCCCCACAACAAATGCAATAAAGATCCATCGCACTTTTCAGTTTTCAAAGAACTTTTATATACATGATCTCACTTGAccagtaaaattgtcattataaaTAAGAGAAGGCAAGCCTCATCATCTTTCTTTTACCATTGAAGAGATGGAGGCTTGCACATTTGCCCACGAGTAGTAAAAGTTAAACCAGGGTCTGATCTGAAGAGACTTTTGGTTGTTAGGATTGGGGAGGGTACTCCAGGCATCTAGTGGGTGGAAGCCAGGAAAGCTGCTCAACTccttacaatgcacaggacaaacCCACCCCAGAGAATGATCCGGCCTCAGACATCActagtgctgaggctgagaaaccctgcctTAGGGGTATTTGTGGGGCAGCTTGTTCATGGAGAGGTCCCTGGGTGGGCAGCTGGCTCCACTGAGGGTTCCTTCAGGTGGGTTCACCTGAGCGCCAGGTAGCAGTCACCTGGACAGTTCATTCTACTCATAGAGGAAACTATTTTGCTGGTGGATCAGGACTGAGAGGCCAGGAATTCAGTCTGGGGATCTTAGAACATGAAGAAGAGGGGGCTTTAGTCCCCTCTCTACTCTCTAAGACCCACGCCCCATTGTGATTCCTGGTGATGGATGGGCTCCCCTTGTAGCTGCATTCTGCCCCCCGATCAGAGTCTGGTGTGTGCAGTTCTGTGTCACCTCTCCTAAATGGGTGAACACTGTCCTCTCAGAACTCCCTCCCACTTTTTTCACCTCGTGGATTTTTGTGATCTattgttttgttaaaattttaatggGATCTGGGGGTGAGAGGGTTGGACAGTCGGCCATGAggaagaaaacctctgtttggTGTTGGGGCTGGCCCCTGCCACTCATTAACAGCCACTAATAAGTGGTGAGTACAATAGAACAGCTAGGAAAAGAGTTTGGGGGTCCATAAGACCTAAGTTTACATCCTGGCACCTCCACTCCTGAGACATGCTACCTTTGGCAATGGGGGTGTCCTCTGTGGGACTTAGGTTAGGTGTCTGGAAAATGGGGAGCACGCAAGTCCTTCCTATTGTCAGTGTAAAGATCCAGTGAGAAACGAATGAGAGCCGACTTGTCTACTATGCACGTCCAACGAAGGGAGCTGTCCCCATCAATGTCATCGTTTTCGACTACTTGGCTTGTGCTATGGATATCACAGTCCTGGTCTTGAAGAGTGCTCAATCTAAGGGTGAGAGATGGACCCGTCTCCCACCTAGTGCCTTGTGACAAAGTCATGAGCAAGGATATTTAGACTCACTCAGATGTTTTGAAGGCATGCAGGAATAAGCAATTAAGTCTTCTTATGGAAGAGAAAACCCTGGAAGACTGAGcagaagaggtgacatttaagctgcgTCTATGATAAACAGGTATTTGTTGGGTGGAGACGGAGGAGGGTTGGGATCCAGTCAGAGGGAGCATGCCAAGGAATTTCAACTACACCCTTTCCAGAAACTAGAGATGTTGGGGGGATGCAGCCTCCATCCCCCAAAGTAGTGGGTGTCCCGTTGGTTCTCATCTCCTACCTGTTGGGCTCATTCATGGACCTGAACCCACAAAAGAGGACATTTGctaccttaattttttttattggggtaaaatacatataacacagaatttactctttcaaccattttaaagtgcaTGATTCTGTAGCATTAAGTGCATTCATAATAttgggcaaccatcaccactatctatttccagaatgtttttcatcacccccaaaggcatacccattaagcagtcagtCCCTATTTGACTttcccctcagcccctggccatcACTAATCTTCTTTAAACTTATGcacaaatattcacagcagcacaattcacaatagccagaatgggagaaacagcccaaatgtccatcaccgggtgaaagaataaacaaaatatggtctatccatacaatagaacactgttaagacctaaaaaaatgtgctacaatatggatgaacttcaaaaacaTGATACTGAATGAAAGATTCAAAAggtcatatattgtatgattccatttatatggaatgttcagaataggcaaatccatagagacacaAATATTATAAACTTTTAAAGTTTGCATTGCCTAATAAAAAGAGAATTTAAGAATACTTAAGTGATTGAAAAAGACACATTGTAATCTCAAAGTTATTTGCTGAGCACTAATTATGTACATGTGCTCAACTTAACTATATGGATTTTATTATCATATGTAGCTCCTACTCTTTTTGAGAATAACTCGTTTAGTTCTCACAGCAACCCTTGAAGGTAGGTAGGAGAAAATCAAGGAATAGAAAGTGAAGGAGCTTGCCCACAGCTATGTTGCAGGCACAGcagggattcaaactcaggtctgcaGACTCTCACTCTCCCGTGTCTGTTTGCTATGTTGCATTGCCCCAGAACATACAGCCTTGccttctggaagctggaaaatgGCCAGAACATTATTGCTGCTCGTGCCTTAGAGCACTGTGATCTCTGTCTCTGATTCCTTGCATTAAAACCCTAAAGGAAAAATCTGAGTGGTTCAATTAAGTCAGAGATGCTTTCTGGTTCAAGGGTGGTTAGGTACATCTGGTAGGCTGGGGAAGGCAATCTGGTCTAAGGACGGGAATAGACACATATGGTTCAAGGTCTGGGGTACGGACATCTGGTCCTAGGATGAGATAGGCACATCTAGTTCTAGAATGTGGCAGGTGCATCTGGTCCAAGGATGGAGTAGGCACATCTGGTCCTAGGATGGGGTAGGTATGGGCATGACTTGTGGTAGCTGGAGCTATGGGGAGGACAGGATCtatgaggaaagagaaagagggtaaAATGACAATGGTTGGAAGCCCCAGTGAAGGATCATTTCTTTTTGGATGGAAACACAGAGATATGGTGAAAGATATTTCTTTGGAGTAAGCCCAACTATGGACTCTTGTCTTGACTGCCATTTCAACAGCTTCACCTTGACCAGATTGCTTAATCTTTCTGCACCCCAATATTCTCTTTGTATTATGCCTGAGGTAATCaaaatgggggtgataaaaagagtaccttcctctttcaacagctggatggataaacaaactgtagcccattcataccatggaatattattcagcaagtaaaagaaagacttggaggaaacttaaatgcatattgctaaatgaaagaagccaatcagaaaaggctacatactgcatgattccaactatatgacattctggaaaaggctgAAGTATAGAGAGAGTGAAGAGATCAGTGTTTGCCAGGGGAATGGGGGAGGGGTATGAGTAGGTGGGACTCGGcattttagggcagtgaaactattctgtgtgatactgtaatggtgggtAAATGACATTACGCATTTGTTAAAAGCCATTGATCTGTACACACACAGAATGAATCCTTGTGTGAACTATGGACttaagttaataataatgtatcaatatgggttcatccattgtaacacatgtatcacactaatgcaagatattaataattgGGGAAAATGTGAATGGGAGTGGTGGTGGtttatgggaacactgtattttttgcacaattctgtaaatctaaaactgctctaaaaataaagtctacctttataaaacaaacaaaacaaaataaactataGGATCatgaggtttttatttttcatttttttactatttattatGGGAATTGTCAAAGAATAGTAGGAAGAGTATAACAAATGCCCATGGATGTATAATCTCTATTTAATAGTTATTagcattttgtcatatttgcttcatcttttttcttttcttttgctaaaaACAAATGTACCTTCCTTACTAGGTTGATGAGAGAATTAACTTATATAATGCATAGAGAAGGAGCTCAATCAATGTCAGATGTTACCATTTCTCAGTGGCAGCCCTTCTATGATCCTTGGATGGTGGAAGCTGATGACTTTCCCCCACACAGAGGCTGATCTCTCCCTGTCCACCCTCCCCCAGGCACAGCCACGATGCAGGGAGACAATCGCTCCTCAGTGTCTGAATTCATCCTCATTGGCTTCTCCACCTTCCCGCACCAGCTGCTTCCTGCCTTCTTCTTGCTCTTCCTGCTGATGTACCTGTTCACGCTGCTGGGCAACCTGCTCATCATGGCCACCATCTGGAGCGAGCACAGCCTGCACATGCCCATGTACCTCTTCCTGTGCACCCTCTCCATCTCCGAGATCCTCTACACCTTCGCCATCATCCCGCGCATGCTGGCTGACCTGCTCTCCTCGCAGCACTCCATCGCCTTCATGGCCTGTGCCAGCCAGATGTTCTTCTCCTTCACGTTCGGCTTCACCCACTCCTTCCTGCTCACCGTCATGGGCTATGACCGCTACGTGGCCATCTGCTACCCCCTGCGCTACAATGTGCTCATGAGCCCCTGTGGCTGTGCCTGCCTGGTGGCCTGGTCCTGGGCGGGTGGCTCAATCATGGGGCTGGTGGTGACAATGTCCATTTTCCACCTCACCTTCTGTGGCCCCCATAAGGTCCACCATTTTGCTTGCCACGTGCCACCCTTGTTGAAGTTGGCCTGTGGGGACAATGTGCCAGTTGTGGCCATGGGCGTGGGTCTGGTGTGTATCACAGCCCTGCTGGGCTGCTTTGTCCTCATCCTCCTCTCCTATGCCTTCATTGTGGCCACCATCTTGAGGATCCCCTCGGCTGAGGGTCGGCGtaaagccttctccacctgcgcGTCCCACCTCACTGTGGTGGTTGTGCACTACGGCTTCGCCTCTGTCGTCTACCTCAAGCCCAAGGGCCCCCAATCTCTGGAAGGAGAGGCCTTCATGGGCACCACCTACACCATCCTCACCCCCTTCCTGAGCCCCATCATCTTCAGCCTCAGAAACAAGGAGTTGAAGAGCGCCATGAAGAAGACCTTCCTCGGCAAACTCTGCCCAGAAAAATTGTGATGATTCCCTTGGGACATAGTCCACATCTGTGCCAATGAAAGGATGTTCATTTATGATTGCAGTGCATTATGTAAGCCATTAATAAAGGGATGTTAAACAGTGGTTCATTCACACAGTGGAACACAAAGCAGCCTTTAAAACCATAAAATCTTTGGATGTCATTATTTTTACCCCTCCCTGGCGGTCTTATCCAATCTTTTGGCTTTACCTACCATCTATACACAGACAACTCCCAGGTTCTTATCTTTATGGTCGAGCCAACTGCCTACTCAA
Above is a window of Choloepus didactylus isolate mChoDid1 chromosome 25, mChoDid1.pri, whole genome shotgun sequence DNA encoding:
- the LOC119520586 gene encoding olfactory receptor 10H1-like, which translates into the protein MQGDNRSSVSEFILIGFSTFPHQLLPAFFLLFLLMYLFTLLGNLLIMATIWSEHSLHMPMYLFLCTLSISEILYTFAIIPRMLADLLSSQHSIAFMACASQMFFSFTFGFTHSFLLTVMGYDRYVAICYPLRYNVLMSPCGCACLVAWSWAGGSIMGLVVTMSIFHLTFCGPHKVHHFACHVPPLLKLACGDNVPVVAMGVGLVCITALLGCFVLILLSYAFIVATILRIPSAEGRRKAFSTCASHLTVVVVHYGFASVVYLKPKGPQSLEGEAFMGTTYTILTPFLSPIIFSLRNKELKSAMKKTFLGKLCPEKL